The Micavibrio sp. TMED2 genome includes a window with the following:
- a CDS encoding lipoyl synthase yields the protein MPVDNNRVRHPEKAHRPDNPIQKKPSWIRVKAPVSQEYHSTRELMRGLKLNTVCEEAACPNIGECWAKKHATFMILGSVCTRACAFCNVATGMPDDLDPFEPKRVADATAELGLNHVVVTSVDRDDLADGGAEHFAQTIRAIRRQSPETTIEILTPDFKHKVDQAVDIIVAAKPDVFNHNLETAPRLYPSIRPGARYFTSLDLLHRVKRADPTIFTKSGLMVGLGESKEEVLQVMDDLRAADVDFITIGQYLQPTTKHAAVDRFVEPKEFASYVKIARAKGFLMVSASPLTRSSHHAGDDFEKLRAAREAKLAAAAG from the coding sequence ATGCCCGTCGATAACAATCGCGTTCGACATCCTGAAAAGGCCCATCGCCCGGACAACCCGATCCAGAAGAAACCTTCTTGGATCCGGGTCAAGGCACCGGTGTCACAGGAGTATCATTCGACCCGTGAGTTGATGCGTGGCCTCAAGCTGAACACGGTCTGCGAGGAAGCGGCCTGCCCGAATATCGGCGAGTGCTGGGCCAAGAAACATGCGACCTTCATGATCCTCGGCTCGGTCTGCACCCGTGCCTGTGCCTTCTGTAACGTGGCAACCGGGATGCCGGATGATCTCGACCCGTTCGAGCCAAAACGGGTGGCCGATGCCACTGCCGAGCTCGGTCTCAACCATGTGGTGGTTACCTCGGTTGACCGGGATGACCTCGCCGATGGCGGGGCCGAGCATTTTGCCCAGACCATCCGCGCGATCCGTCGCCAGTCACCGGAAACCACGATTGAAATTCTGACCCCCGATTTCAAGCACAAGGTAGATCAGGCGGTTGATATTATCGTTGCGGCCAAGCCCGATGTGTTCAACCACAACCTCGAAACCGCACCACGGCTCTATCCGTCAATTCGTCCTGGTGCGCGCTATTTCACCTCGCTCGACCTGTTGCATCGGGTCAAGCGTGCCGATCCGACCATCTTCACCAAATCCGGCCTGATGGTCGGCCTCGGCGAGAGCAAGGAAGAGGTGCTGCAGGTGATGGATGATCTGCGCGCCGCCGATGTGGATTTCATCACCATTGGCCAGTATCTGCAGCCGACCACGAAACATGCGGCGGTTGACCGTTTTGTCGAGCCGAAGGAATTCGCATCCTATGTGAAGATCGCACGAGCCAAGGGTTTCTTGATGGTCTCCGCATCGCCATTAACCCGTTCTTCGCACCATGCGGGTGATGATTTCGAAAAGCTGCGCGCGGCCCGTGAGGCCAAGCTGGCGGCAGCGGCCGGTTAG
- a CDS encoding ubiquinone-binding protein: MPTHTEKKIVPYRADQMFDLVADIASYPEFLPWCSAARIRSRESNMVLADLIIGFKMIRERFTSRVELLPPDGDKPAAINVEYLDGPLKSLRNKWQFTPTPDGQACEIDFFVDFEFRSKMLQKLASLFFSEVISRMVVAFEDRAQTLYGDLAEAEKRTGQKAQTIVIEKTA, translated from the coding sequence ATGCCAACCCATACCGAAAAGAAAATCGTGCCATACCGTGCGGATCAGATGTTCGATCTGGTCGCCGATATTGCCAGCTATCCGGAGTTTCTGCCCTGGTGCAGTGCCGCACGTATCCGCTCACGCGAAAGCAATATGGTGCTGGCCGACCTGATTATCGGCTTCAAGATGATCCGCGAGCGCTTTACCTCGCGGGTGGAACTGCTCCCGCCGGATGGTGACAAACCGGCGGCGATCAATGTGGAATATTTGGATGGGCCGCTGAAGTCCCTGCGCAACAAATGGCAGTTCACGCCAACGCCGGATGGTCAGGCCTGCGAGATCGATTTCTTCGTCGATTTTGAATTCCGCTCGAAGATGCTGCAGAAGCTGGCATCGCTGTTCTTCTCGGAAGTCATCAGCCGCATGGTTGTGGCATTCGAGGATCGCGCCCAGACGCTCTATGGCGATCTGGCAGAGGCCGAAAAACGCACTGGCCAGAAGGCACAGACCATCGTCATCGAAAAAACCGCCTGA
- a CDS encoding damage-inducible protein CinA, whose amino-acid sequence MSEFDQDIVQAAQRVLDLGNARGKMVATAESCTGGLIGGAITSLSGSSAVYDRGIISYSNEAKNELLNVPKEILAAHGAVSEQIAIAMVKGLLACSIADIGISVTGVAGPTGGTPEKPVGLVYIGYGSRDGSIKAERCMFDGDRTGIRRQTIIRALELAASLLDA is encoded by the coding sequence ATGAGCGAGTTTGATCAGGACATAGTTCAGGCAGCGCAACGCGTCCTCGACCTCGGCAATGCACGGGGGAAAATGGTCGCGACGGCTGAATCCTGCACCGGTGGGCTAATTGGCGGGGCGATTACCAGCCTTTCCGGCTCTTCCGCCGTCTATGATCGCGGTATTATCAGCTATTCCAACGAAGCCAAGAACGAGTTGCTGAACGTACCCAAAGAGATTTTGGCGGCACATGGCGCGGTCAGCGAACAGATCGCCATTGCCATGGTCAAGGGCCTGCTAGCCTGTAGTATCGCCGATATCGGTATATCCGTCACCGGTGTCGCCGGGCCGACTGGTGGCACACCAGAGAAACCCGTGGGCCTCGTCTATATCGGCTATGGCAGCCGGGACGGCAGCATTAAGGCCGAGCGCTGCATGTTCGACGGCGACCGAACCGGAATCCGCCGCCAGACGATTATCCGGGCACTGGAACTGGCGGCCAGCCTGCTTGACGCCTGA
- the ispDF gene encoding bifunctional 2-C-methyl-D-erythritol 4-phosphate cytidylyltransferase/2-C-methyl-D-erythritol 2,4-cyclodiphosphate synthase (bifunctional enzyme involved in formation of 4-diphosphocytidyl-2-C-methyl-D-erythritol from CTP and 2-C-methyl-D-erythritol 4-phosphate and 2-C-methyl-D-erythritol 2,4-cyclodiphosphate and CMP from 4-diphosphocytidyl-2-C-methyl-D-erythritol 2-phosphate; involved in isoprenoid and isopentenyl-PP biosynthesis; binds divalent cations) codes for MTVPATAAKPKTAALLVAAGRGIRFMADRPKQYLDLQGMTVLRRSVLAFLNHPTIDLVQVVIGDDHHDLYQQAVGDLPLLPPVIGGETRQQSVANGLTALADHEPEQVLIHDAARPLIGAETLDAVMEALTDSIGAIVAVPVADTLKHADDSSRIERTVSREDLWQAQTPQAFRFADILAAHQKLAGQNLTDDAALAEATGIAVKLVEARSPNFKITRKNDLIMANALIAGSEGTAAATAPKMETRTGLGFDVHRLVPGHGVILCNVVIPSDMRLDGHSDADVALHAVTDALLSAMCAGDIGQHFPPSNPQWKGADSAQFLEHAVKMLDDLGGRLIHADVTLMCELPKIGPHRDKLQARLAEILSVPLSRASVKATTTERLGFTGRGEGIACQAAVTIELPAEPEA; via the coding sequence ATGACCGTTCCAGCCACCGCCGCCAAGCCAAAGACCGCTGCCCTGCTCGTTGCTGCCGGGCGTGGTATACGGTTTATGGCAGATCGACCCAAGCAATATCTCGATCTGCAGGGCATGACTGTATTGCGCCGCTCCGTGCTGGCATTTCTCAATCATCCGACGATTGATCTGGTGCAGGTTGTCATCGGCGATGATCACCATGATCTGTACCAGCAGGCGGTCGGCGACCTGCCCTTGCTGCCGCCGGTTATCGGTGGTGAAACCCGCCAGCAATCCGTTGCCAATGGCCTCACCGCCCTCGCCGACCACGAGCCCGAACAGGTACTGATCCACGATGCCGCCCGCCCGCTGATCGGTGCCGAGACCCTCGATGCGGTCATGGAGGCGCTTACGGACAGCATTGGCGCCATTGTGGCGGTGCCGGTTGCCGACACCCTGAAACATGCCGATGACAGCAGCCGGATTGAGCGCACGGTGTCCCGCGAGGATCTGTGGCAGGCCCAGACCCCGCAGGCATTCCGGTTTGCTGATATACTGGCGGCGCACCAGAAACTGGCGGGCCAGAACCTCACCGATGACGCCGCCCTCGCCGAGGCAACCGGTATTGCGGTAAAACTGGTCGAGGCTCGCAGCCCGAATTTCAAGATTACCCGAAAGAATGATCTGATTATGGCCAATGCACTTATCGCCGGTAGCGAAGGCACCGCCGCAGCTACCGCCCCGAAAATGGAAACCCGCACCGGTCTCGGCTTCGATGTGCACCGGCTGGTGCCCGGCCACGGGGTGATCCTGTGCAATGTGGTGATCCCGTCGGATATGAGACTCGACGGCCATTCCGATGCCGATGTGGCCCTGCATGCGGTAACCGACGCGCTGCTGTCGGCCATGTGTGCCGGTGATATTGGCCAGCACTTCCCGCCCTCCAACCCGCAATGGAAGGGTGCTGACAGCGCGCAGTTCCTCGAACATGCGGTCAAGATGCTTGACGATCTTGGCGGTCGCCTGATCCATGCCGATGTCACCCTGATGTGCGAATTGCCGAAAATCGGCCCGCATCGGGATAAGCTCCAAGCGCGCCTCGCCGAAATATTGTCGGTTCCCCTGTCCCGTGCCTCGGTCAAGGCAACCACGACAGAGCGCCTCGGCTTCACCGGTCGCGGCGAAGGCATAGCCTGTCAGGCGGCGGTGACCATCGAACTGCCAGCGGAGCCTGAGGCATGA
- a CDS encoding two-component sensor histidine kinase — MALTRVRKLATDGKLVNAEELMDALPDPIVVANQHGRIVQVNLSAEDFFNTPRISFLRMDLGDIFPTASPIFSLVSQALKTGNSIAEYGIELNTSHIAGQTVMVQVAPIGVPAEYVAIQIGERSMARKIDQRNNHRHSVRSISGMAAMLAHELRNPLLSIRGAAQLLEKQASDEDRELTQLIREETNRIKSLIDRVEVFTVAGPIESEPVNIHQVLQQVVKLAKAGFCDGIKIEEKYDPSLPDIRGNREQLVQLFLNLLKNAAEAAPTKGGEIVISTAYNPTVRVTLAGQESRIHLPLQVSVQDNGNGIPENVRPHLFDPFVTTKSGGTGLGLALVAKLVEDHGGIISYESDPGRTVFRVALPMWRGEQ; from the coding sequence ATGGCATTGACGCGCGTGCGCAAACTGGCAACCGACGGCAAGTTGGTCAACGCCGAAGAGCTGATGGATGCACTTCCCGATCCGATTGTGGTCGCCAATCAGCATGGACGTATTGTTCAGGTCAACCTGTCTGCGGAAGACTTCTTCAATACCCCGCGGATCAGCTTCCTGCGTATGGATCTGGGCGACATTTTCCCAACCGCGTCGCCGATCTTCTCACTGGTGTCACAGGCGCTTAAAACCGGTAATTCAATCGCTGAATACGGGATCGAGTTGAATACCAGCCATATCGCCGGACAGACCGTGATGGTTCAGGTCGCCCCGATCGGCGTGCCCGCCGAATATGTTGCCATCCAGATCGGTGAGCGCTCCATGGCGCGCAAGATCGACCAGCGCAACAATCACCGGCATTCCGTCCGCTCGATCTCCGGTATGGCGGCGATGCTGGCCCATGAGCTGCGCAACCCGTTGCTGAGCATTCGCGGTGCGGCGCAACTGCTGGAAAAACAGGCCAGTGATGAGGACCGCGAACTGACCCAGTTGATCCGTGAGGAAACCAACCGGATCAAGAGCCTGATCGACCGGGTTGAGGTGTTCACCGTTGCCGGACCGATTGAGTCCGAGCCGGTCAACATCCACCAGGTTCTGCAACAGGTGGTCAAGCTGGCCAAGGCCGGTTTCTGCGACGGGATCAAGATCGAGGAGAAATACGATCCCTCGCTCCCCGATATTCGCGGCAATCGCGAACAGCTGGTGCAGCTGTTCCTGAACCTGCTCAAGAATGCTGCCGAGGCGGCACCGACCAAGGGTGGCGAGATCGTCATCTCCACCGCCTATAACCCGACGGTACGGGTAACACTGGCCGGGCAGGAGAGCCGTATTCACCTGCCATTGCAGGTCAGCGTGCAGGACAACGGTAACGGCATCCCGGAGAACGTGCGCCCGCATCTGTTCGATCCCTTTGTCACCACCAAGAGTGGCGGCACCGGTCTAGGCCTCGCACTGGTGGCCAAGCTGGTCGAGGACCATGGCGGTATCATCAGTTACGAGAGCGATCCGGGCCGGACGGTGTTCCGGGTGGCGCTGCCGATGTGGCGGGGTGAGCAATGA